The Papaver somniferum cultivar HN1 chromosome 6, ASM357369v1, whole genome shotgun sequence genome segment tccaattcggtttagtttgcttaccttgaagttgggacgtatttttctttgcattcaaaaactcaagcacctgtctgAGTTGTGTTGCGGTTACTCCCATCAAATCTGAGCCGTCTAAGGAATATGGACCATTTGACTGCTTTGTCTCTGatatatttagattatgtgctcgaacctgattgcccgttccttgtcctctaccacctcttccattcGCAAATCCTAGGTGATatactggattcttcttttgcgtatcataatctatattcttgtctttgcttgattctccatctccacccattctcaacgattttttttttttttcagttttcaaccggctcgtgatgccatgttaaaactttggtaaattcctttcttaattttattcatagtagttctatagatatttatacatgaccgataacttgagactcaaaactttcctaagacacggatttgagactttccttataagtctcaaaatcatgacttacatggacaatcctttcctagtatatgaccacactttcctaaaatatcacttaccttatcagtctcacaTTAATGACTTACATgcacaatactttccatagactgaccactacggtcttggaaagtattacactttccttaatacccccctcaagacggagcatgcaggtcacaaatgcccatcttggacaaaagaccttgaaactgaactcgtcctaatgatttggtgaagatatccgccaactgCAACCCCGTAGGCGTATAagagggagaaataattttctgtactatcgcatccctaatgagatgacaatccacttctatatgtttagttctttcgtgaaaaacgggattctgagcaatatacaatgccgactgactatcacaaagaagactcattccctgtgtatgaaaaactcccaaatcacctagtaattgcttcaaccacttcaattcacaagtagctgcagccatagatctgtattctgcttcagctgaactccgagaaactgtgtactgctttttggtcttccaagacactggtgaatctccaagaagcacaaaccatcctgtcaacgatcgtctagtcaaaggacagctttcccaatctgaatcacaccagccttttaaacttagactactatcagagcgcaacaaaattccttgcccaggattctttttcaaatatctaactacccgaagtgcagcttcccaatgttcttgtcttggatgctgcataaactgtgacaaaatatgcacagaataagctagatccggtctagtcacagccagataaatcaatcttccGATCAATCGTCGATACCTTTCTGCATCACTCAACAACGGCCCTGTTGCTAAAGCCAaacgatgattagtttccattggaaactctgctggttttgctcctaataaccccgtctccataataatgtcTAATGCATATTTCCGCTGACAAACATAAATGCCTTGtttactgcgagctatctccaagcccagaaaatattttaattttcccaaatctttcatcttgaaacactgtcccaagtatgttttaaatttatttagctccactatattatctcctgcaacaatcaaatcatccacatacaccaaaacattaagTTGCACCTTTCCTTTTAtcatagtgaagagagaatagtctgaataagattgccgaaaaccataattcttcaaagctgttgatagtttcgcaaaccaacaacgtggatcctgtttcaaaccatacaatgatttcttcattctacataccatattaggattgcctttcgcaaatccaggtggtattttcatatacacctcttcctccaaatctccatgtagaaacgcattgtgtacatccatctgatgtacttcccaatttttaacagctgcaacagctagaaaagtgcgcACTGTTGTCATTTTTGCTACCGGTGCGAAGGTCTCTTTGTAGTCTAAGCCTTCCacctgatgatttccaaagatcaccaatcttgcttttaagcgaaccaaattcccattttcatcatacttctctgtatatatccatttacttcctagtgctctcttgccctccggcaattcttgcaaaacccaggtatcttgttcttctagtgctcgtatttcttcttccattgctttccGCCATCCTGGATGTCTCATTGCTTCTTTAAAATTGCGAGGTGCTGAACTcgcagttatagctgcaagaaatttcttatatGGTGTAGAAAATttttcacaactaacataatatgtcaaaggatacggcgtacctgaggaggatgattgtgatgtATGAAGATGAGATGGACCATTTTCTCtagtggtgtgcgtcacaaaacccttaagcctactcgatggaattttcatacgctttcctttacccatatcaccttctacAGCAACACTATTACCCGGACTGACTGCTTCAGCAGATCTCTCTTGGACTGCTACACGTTCTTCTTCCGTCGCAGTCATATCTTGAACTATTTCACCATCTCCGTTTGTCGCAGTTGCATCAGGTATGCCGACAGCgtctcctgctgttgctgttatgcctacagcgtctcctgctgttgctgttacGCTGGGTACTGCCACACTCTCACTTGCTGTCGCTGTTGCTGTTACCTTTTCATCATCACTCCAGTCAAACGCTCGATTCAACTGAGCAGTCTCAGCTGATACACCAATCCCCTCGGTCTCAATATAATGACCAGGCTGATCACTCTCGGTGCGAGTTGCAACTGTTGACTGCTGCACCACAGACGTTgcattcttatatgggaaactattCTCATAAAACTGGACATCTCTTGACACTAAGAATTTTCtttcatccaagtcatatacttgccatgcctttttaccaaatggatatccaagaaaaacacaccgccttcctctacttgcaaatttatcccctttgttattttgatcatgcacataacacaggcatccaaacactttcaactgattatacggaggttgctttccaaacaatatttcatacggcgttttattttccagaataggtgtaggggtacgattaatcaaatacgcagctgtcaatgcgcattctccccaaaaccgtattggcaagttggcttgaaatctcaaagcccttgccacattcaatatatgttgatgctttctctccactcttccattttgttgcggagtgcctacacacgatgtttcaaaaactatcccattagtcttaaaatatccacgtaatgaattaaactcggtaccattatcacttctaacaactttgatatctttatcaaattttcgtttcacaagagcaatgaaatcaagaaacgttCGTTCAACTGCCGTTTTATTTGGAAGTAaatgaatccacacacctcttgaaaaatcatctactattgttaaaaaatattgtgctccacaagacgatgtagccctataaggaccccataaatctatatgaatcaactcaaaaatacaactggatttactTAGACTACTAGTAAAGCTACTCCTATGTTGTTTCGCTCTTGGGAAAATATCACaaacttcattatgcttcttcaatctactcacacccggcaacctttgcaatactttttctgatggatgtcccattcgtcgatgccacagctcgtatgattctccactgactgccataacttcaactcgaggcacaccacagaaaatatacagtccaccttgtcgttcacccattccaatcaccttcctcgtcaaccggtcctgtataagacataaactgttagtacattgtaccgtacacattaattcatcaataagttgtgtgactgaaattaggttacaagttatttgaggcacataaagcacattattaagtctcaaaccgccctgcagaataatagtccctattttctcagattgtgcatattttccatctgggagtccaacagtacactccacaatatctttcacatcaatcatgtcatctcttctacacgtgacatgatttgtagctcccgtgtcaataatccaattcggtttagtttgcttaccttgaagttgggacgtatttttctttgcattcaaaaactcaagcacctgtctgagttgtgttgcggttactcccatcaaatctgagccgtctgaggaatatggaccatttgactgctttgtctctgatatatttagattatgtgctcgaacctgattgcccgttccttgtcctctaccacctcttccattcACAAATCCTAGGTGATatactggattcttcttttgcgtatcataatctatattcttgtctttgcttgattctccatctccacccattctcaacgatttttttttttttcagttttcaaccggctcgtgatgccatgttaaaactttggtaaattcctttcttaatatataccacttaccttatcagtctcaagttcgtgactgatatggacaatactttccatagactgaccactacggtcttggaaagtattaccacTTTCCTTAATACGTATGTACCATGTCGATTCCCCCAATTCTTAAGAGCTTTCTCCATGTTTACAGCCCTTTTGGACCAGGAATTACTTCATTGCCAACTACAATATGGCTAAAAATTATATTAGGGAAAGCGATTATGTTGCGTTGTACCCATGAATTTGCATAGTCTTGGTCGACAGCAATCTTTTCGATCTCTTCATTGAGGGTTCCCATAGATATAATGAATGTTCCGTCTGTACGGTTAAAATAATTTAGGATAACGGTATTTGGCGAGAATAGACGGAATCTCCAAACTACTTGTCTTAGAGGGTCTAGACCTTTATCTGGTGTTGGAAGATATTCTGCTTGTGTTCCATAGTTCAAACCAATGTTGCATTCGGGATCATAGGCCCCTGCTGAGTAAATTGAGAAATAGATGACAACATGAGTTTAGGCTAAAAGTATAGATGCAGTGATAAAAATTACTAGGTAATAGATACCAGTAACCTAAATTCTaaactctcaaaaaaaaaaaattgttaaagaTATttgttaaacaaaaacaaaaggaaaaagagatgAACATAATATGAAATGTACGTACCTCTGGTGAAACTAGTGTACTGAGTGATGAAGAGAGAACAAGCAAGACAGATAAAAAAGAAACTTTTCATTtctgctgttttttttttctaatcgtATTATTGATCGTGGTTTAATATGAAGCAAAGGTATGAGAAATGGGGAATTTATATGTAAAACTTTACTGAACATTTAGAAAGAATAAAAAAACGTAAAAACGTTTGATTTCGTGATTAATTCTTATTAAATTTGGAGAATTTGAATAGTCAGCTAGTatttaatttggaaaaaataatGCCATTACTTTGTTTCTTATAAAGGAATTTGGTTGAAGAATGTATCCAACAGTTTCAAAACAAGGCAATgaattttggttttggaaattcatcATGAATAAGATTTTTAGAGATGATACCGTGCTTAGAAAGAAAGATCATCGCCAACATATTTTTCCATCATAGTCACAAGAATAtgtaaagaagaaaaaggaatgaGTTGTAATTTAAGAATTTAAATATCTGATTCCAAATATGAAATTCAGATCCTTTAACTAGTTTTATAATCCAAACTAATATGGAGTTACCAATGGCAAATTATTACTATGTATTGTATTTTTACGCATGGCGAATATAAGTTGGCTAATATTTTATTTCGTGCGGCCAATAAAAGTTTGCTAAATTAGCAAGATAACTTGAATCTTTTTAATTGGGAAGATGAAAATATTTATGAGTTTTCATATACTCTTGGTCCTGTTGGATAAATCTTGATTCCAACTAGTCCATTTATTTAACTAAACTCTTTAACTTGACTTCTTGCAAACCTAGCTAAAAATCCGAACTGAAGGACATTTGAGGGACTAAGCCAGGCTGCGGTGGTCACCTGATTAGTTACCTTAAAACCATATTTTGAGGACCACGGTTTTTTTTGGAGGGACCATGATTTCAATTTTAGGTGGACATTTAGAAATAAAGTGAAACTATCCCTTATCACATATTTTAGTTAATGATCAAAACACCCttgtgttattttaattttatttattattttaaataattttttttgagaatacttttttttaaacaaaaattgtaactttttagaaattcttatttttcatttttttaaatattttctaTAAGAATAGGGTTTAAAGTTTTTAACAAGAAATTGGCGGGGAGCGTCGCTACAAATTGCGCTTCAACATCCTTTTTTAAAGAACACGTGATTGTAGGACATAAAAAACAATTGGGGAAGTAATTTGTATCCCCCGATTGGTTTTTATATCCCTCAATATCGCGttctttttaaaattttatttttccaatttcaatttttttcctcttttttaaTAGCTTTAGTTCGACATGTGCAAATTCACAAATATTTTTTGTGCAAAACCTTTAGCTATATGGAAAttcggaggtattttccaacaaacctattgcttttaatttatttttgattgaaaaaatcgattagaaatcatcaaattagGTTTGAAATGTTAGTTACAGAGTAATTTTAGGTTAGgagtagtttaaaaaaaaaaattctaaccgAATTCCATGAGACAtaaaacaccaagaacacgatCGGTTTGAACGGAAAATTTCTAGTTCGGTCCATTcgcaatttttttagaaaatttttacTTAGCCAAACTCCTATCTGAAATACACTGAACAGGGTTCGGTTATATTCATAAAAATCTTTGCATACCGAACTTTCAGTTTTGTGTGTTCGCAAAAGTTTTAGAAATCTTTGCATACCGAATTCCTATCTATAAAGAGTCTTTTATATATTTTCTCTTAACCGAACTTCAAGTTCGActagattttattatttttcccttagCTGAATCACAtacaaaaaaatccaaaaaaataaataaatatttaaaaaaagatacttaagaaatttgaaaaaaaataaaaaaaataaaaaataaaaattaattaaatatttatttaattaataaAAGGGTAACTTAATCATTTTCAGCttttaggtcaccccttataatcatagggaaggtggcctaatcaaatcatggtcccctcagaaaagtcatggtccccaaaaaatcgtccTGCCTACCATGAAGGCATTGTTGAGTTACCGGCTTGACTTTTGATTCAGCCCACGTAAGACTTGCTTAAGAGGCTTCCTAAGACCATCGTTCAATAGTTGTTTGAGAATGGTTGTTTTACCTTTAAGAATCTCCTCACACTTTTATTCCAACACTATTTCACACgtcatttttataaataaaaataaaacgatTACGAATTTGAAGGTAATATTTTTGGGAATATAATCCTCTTACAAAGCTCTATAGTATCACCAAAAATGAGTTTATTCCGAAATGTATAACAATAAAGTTACCAATTAGATCTATCAATGTTGATTTTTTTGATGAGAGATTTACTTTCAAATCTAGAAATAGTGATGATTCTATACCTAGTATTGATTCTGAAACTAGATCATaagaacctagaagtgaagaAACTAGGCTCACTGAAGTTGAAAGCAATAAAAGATCTAGTACTAAGACACAAGATCCTGATTTTTACTTTTATGCAATAGGAAGAACCTTGTAATTTACAAGAGACATTTAGTTCTttagagtctagtttctggaaagaagctgtagataattaatgagattttcatatgtcTAACGGAACTTGGCTTGAAAATGAAACTCAAACTTGTGGGAACAGTAGCTAAGTACAAGGCTAGATTGGTTGTTAAAGgattaggcaacgagagaacgtaaattttttgatacttattctcctgttactagatgaACTTCTGTACgtgttttttgattgttgttgctcaTAATTTTGGTATTCACCGAGTGGATGTTAAAACTGTTTTTTTAAATGGCGTACTACAAGAGGAGATTTACATGGcacaacctgaaggttttttaTTTCATTGACAAAAAAAGAAAGCATGTAAGCTAGAAAAGTCTCTTTATGGTTTTAAACAAGCTCTTAAAAACTGACATGAGAAATTTGGTAACTTAATGActtaaaataatttcaaaaaaaatgagggtgacaaatgcatctgctataaatctgagaatgatgtgtgtgtaaTTGTTTACTTGTGTGTAGATGATTGTCTGTATCTGAAAAGGACCACAAACTTACGTTTATCCTATGAAAGGTATCCCGCAGTCCTTCAAGTGTTTTGTGATATGCTGATTGGAACAtcctttcagatgattccaagaacACCGGTGGATATGTTTTCAGCATTGCTGGGGGCTATATCTTGGAAATCAAAGAAACATATAATAATATCCCAATCTACAATGGAGGCTGAATAGATGTCACTTGCAGCAGCTAGCAGCTAGTGGAGAGGTGGGATAGCTGAAAAGTTTGTTATGGGACATTTCGATAGGGAAAAACTGATACCAACAAAAGTTTTTGAGATACCAATCGACTGTCATCTGGGATTTAAATGTCTGACAATTCACTAAAATGTCTTTTATTGCAAATAAAGcatctcaaaagaaaaaaaatcaataaaattgaACTTGTATTTTCTTGATGCGTAAAAgcaagatcctttcggttttttCACTAACCACATATTTTATgtagatatattttttttctttaaatagaaaTATATTATTGGAAACAGAGCTGGCTAAGATGTATGTAGACATTACAGTCATGGTTTTGCGGTATAATAAGAAAGCACACATTTCTTAAACATCACTTGATTTATATATTTCCTAAGTTACAGCGTCCACTCCATTTAGGCCAGTCTACATGATATACTTCTGATAAGTCAGGTCGATAGATTCCAAAATTTCTTTCAACTCCTTCAGGTTTTAGATTTTCGTTATACATGGCAAATATATGCGTCTTCATAGCGTGTTGTGGTCTCTTCGGCGTCCCTGATTTCATTTGTGTAGCGATCAAATTGTTAACATAGATCCGAGCATGTTCTACAGTCGTTATATCACCGTTCCCAGCGGATGGCCAACCGGTTTCACTCACAACAATTTCAACATCTGGTCCTTGTGCTTTCTCTACAGCCCAAATCAATGAATCGACCATCGCATAAAACAAATTGTTGTATTGAAGATCTCCATCTTGAACAACAATATCAGTAGTATTGAACAATGCATAGTCCAGCCTAATGTCTGCAGGATTATTAGCGTAGGCGAAATAAGGGTAAACATTTATAAACAGTGGGTAACCCCCGGTTTGTAAGAAATGTACGACGCCTCTCATTACCGTCATAGAATCTTCCCGGAATTCCCCAGCTGAAGGTGGGTAGGACGTTCCAAGCACATTCATGGACACCGATGTAGTTACGTATATATCATGTCCAGTACACTCCTTTATAGCTTTCTCCATGTTTATCATGGCTTGAACGACAAAATTAGCTATTGGACCAGGGATAACTTCATTGCCAACAACGATGTGGCTAAAAGTTATCTCTGAGAAAGGAACTATGTTTTGTTGTACCCATGAATTTGCGTAGTTCTGGTCGACCGCGATCTTTTCGATATCTTCATTGAACGTTCCGATAGACAAGACGACTATGCCGCTGTCAGAACTGTTAAGATAATTTAGGATAGCATGATCCGGCGAGAATAAACGAAGTCTCCAAACAACTTGTCTTAGAGGGTTTAGTCCTTTGTCTGGTGTTGGAAGATTGTCTCCTTGTGTTCCATAATTCAAACCAAAATTGCACTCCATGTCATAGGCCCCTGCAAATTAAATTGAAAAAtagtttaaatcttaaaaaaaaaaaaaaaaaaaaaaaaaaaaaaaaaaaaaaaaaaaaaaaaaaaaaaaaaaaaaaaaaaaaaaggaaaaatcaaCAAGTAAACAAAGGatcaaaggaagaagagatgaagGTACCTCTAGTGAAACTACTGTGCTGAGTGAGGAAGAGAGAAAATGAAAGACAAATAAGAAAGAAACTTTCCATTTCTGCTGTTTTTTTCTGAATCTTAACGACTGTGATTTAGTGTGAACAAGGTATGAGAAATGGGGAATTTATAATATGAGATTTACAGAATATTTAGAAAGAAATTAAAAACGTAAAAACGATGGATTTCATAATTAATTCTAATTAGATTCTAAGAATTTGACTAGTCATTTAGTGTTTTGTATTAAAGTTACACagcaattattatttatttttttcgtaTGGAGAAACTTGGCTGTACGTATACAGCAGTTTCGAAGCAAGGTCATCAGTTCATGACTAAAAGCAATGAATTTTGCTCATAATAAGTAATAGAGATAATGCCGAGCTTTGCATAGAAACTAAGTTCACCGCCAACATATGTTGCCATCATAGTCAAGAGAATTGAtttatataaagaagaaaaaggaatgaGCAAAGTTTGTACAATTTAAGAACTTAAATATCTGATTCCAAATGTACGAGATTCAGATCCTTAACTATTGTTGTAATCcaaaccctagttagcaattcgtggTACGGGCAGTAGTTTGGGACGGCGTACTATGTGAATTATAAGGATTCGGATAAGTCggatttggtaaaaaaaaatcttataaagggttcgttgttcggacagtagttcggaacggcatacatACGTGTACATTCATTTTATAAATGTGGGTTCGGCATTTAAAATTCGGCTTATATATATaataaattgataagtattatAACCTCATTGcgagactaattttatttgtatatgatttaCAAGATGGAAAACAATATTGTAGCGTGATTATTTAACAAGAagtaaataatttaatcgcataaatatattataaaattagtttatagacttttaaaaAGAAATCAATGCGTAAAATACTTGTTAAACAATTACtaatagaaaattttaactgaataattgtatttagatataaaatatatacaaaatcaaacaaaaatcgaTCAACAGAATTCAGGTCAGAGAGTTACCTATCGGAGTTCTAGTTCggaaatatcattcggattcAGTCAATTCGGATACGTTCGCGGATCATTCGTGAGGTCCATAGAATCCGCTAACTAGGTCCATAGTTCAAATAGTTCAGAAATGTCATTTAAATTCGgtcagttcggatacgttcgcAAATCATTCGTGAATGATTCcgagaattactaactagggtccAAACTGATAAATTCCTTCGCCATCTTCATGTGGATTATCAATGGCCAATTATTTAGTACCAATGTATTCTTACGCGTGGCCAACATAAATTggctaatatttttattttaagaagaaaaataacaAGGGCTGTAATATGGAAATATATGAATATCTAATTGGAAATGTGGTTCTGTGATATCTAATCCCAAATATGAGATTCGGATCCTGAATTGTCATAATCCAAGCTGATTAAATGCCTTGGCTATGCTAATACAGAATAACCAATGACAAATTACTGCGTATCTATTCATGAAAACTTCCTATTAAATTACCTGTTGAATCAACTTTTGAATCCAATTAGTCCGTTTATTTAACCCACTAAACTCCTTAACTTGGATTCTTGAAAACTTAGCTAAAAAGTTCGTCGAATATGCCCGCACAAAAGGACATTTAAGGGGCTAAGCTACGGTGCGTAGGACAACTCCTACGATATGGAGGTAAAAATATCCATAACTTAAGGAGTATCCATATATATGCGGACCATTGATAATTAATGTAGTTAAAACCCATTATGTGGAAAAGATCAAAAAATTAATCCAGCCGGTCCCTTGTCGTCCAGATTTTTGGGAAAGAAAAAGAATCTCTAAAGATTCATCCAACTGCTCCATGAACAGAAGAGATGAGTTTGAATGTAATTCCAAATATTTGCAGTAGCAACGCTTATGGCTGTTGCAAATTTATCAGAAACCGTTGCAATAGCTTAAGTGTATATATAATTATATTCTTCGTAAAATTTGGAACTCCTGTCCGGTTTTGGAGTGGCCGGATGGAAAAAGACACTTATTACATCCGGTCATTAAGTGACGGGATgggagaaaaatatataaaaaaaaagttaaatccGGATATTTAATGTCCGGATGACATATCTGGTCATCCAGTGATCGGATGGACTACTCCACATCATACTCCATACATAAGTGGAGTACCATATGGATTTCGGAAAGGTATGGACCTAAATTCTATCCACAGTAGCATTTTTTATCCATAAAATGTGGATCATCACAAAGATATGAATGATTTTTTGCTCCATAGGAGTTGCCCTTATCTGACTGGTTCCCTATCCTGTCCACCACCATACAGGCGTTCTTGAGTTGTGGGATTGAATTATTATCTCAGCCAACGTAAGACTTGCTTAGATGGATTCCTAGGTCCGACAACCGAAGCCCTTTAGTGCTGAGCAAATCAGGATAAGGCTAGAGACATCCTATCTCGCAGACAGCCTATCTCATAAAAGTATAGCAGATTTTATGCCGGCTCGTCAAGCCTGGGCAACCTACACAAGGCATGTACAAATCCTTGGAACATTCTGTGCCGAGGGTGGAACCAGGAGTTGACATACTATTCTAGTAGGATTTATCCGTTCGAGAAAGAAAGATCCAGGCAGCGGGGTTACAGGGGAGTCCCCTTTCACGATCT includes the following:
- the LOC113285327 gene encoding putative glucan endo-1,3-beta-glucosidase GVI, giving the protein MESFFLICLSFSLFLTQHSSFTRGAYDMECNFGLNYGTQGDNLPTPDKGLNPLRQVVWRLRLFSPDHAILNYLNSSDSGIVVLSIGTFNEDIEKIAVDQNYANSWVQQNIVPFSEITFSHIVVGNEVIPGPIANFVVQAMINMEKAIKECTGHDIYVTTSVSMNVLGTSYPPSAGEFREDSMTVMRGVVHFLQTGGYPLFINVYPYFAYANNPADIRLDYALFNTTDIVVQDGDLQYNNLFYAMVDSLIWAVEKAQGPDVEIVVSETGWPSAGNGDITTVEHARIYVNNLIATQMKSGTPKRPQHAMKTHIFAMYNENLKPEGVERNFGIYRPDLSEVYHVDWPKWSGRCNLGNI